From Mycobacterium colombiense CECT 3035:
CACCGTCACATCACTGGTCATAGCTTCCTTCGATTAAAACCTGGCAGAACTGACCATATTTGGCATCTTAACGATAAATAAGACCAGCTCGGCCCTCCGCTGTCAACCGCGGGCCCGCCTGGCACGCACGCCGGTCACCGGACACATCACGTCAAGAGTCGCGGCAGTACTTTTGCGGCCGATTGTGGTGCGAAAGCATGGACGGATGACTGCCACCCCTGAAACCGCCGGGCCATCCGCGCCGAGCGGTCGCGATGTCATCGCGCAGTTCCTCCCCCAATCCCCGTTCGTCGTCAAGCTGGGCATCGTCGCCGACCGCCTCGAAGAGGACGAGGTGCGGCTGCGCCTGCCCTGGGACCCGTCCAACGTGACCCTCGGCGACATGGTCCACGGCGGGGCCATCGCCACGCTCGCCGATCTCACCGTGATGGCGGCGGCGTGGTGCGGCGCGCAGGCACCGCCCGAGCTGCGGGGCGTGACGGTGTCGCTCACGCTGGACTTCATGGCCCCAGCCCGGGCCACCGACGTGATCGGCGTGGGCCGCGTCCTACGGCGCGGCCGCTCACTGGTCAACTGCGAGGCCGAGATCGTCGACCCGCAGGGCACGCTGGTCGCCAAGGCGCTGGCGACCTACAAGGTCGGGTGAGGTCTAGAGGGTGACCTCGTCGAGCTTGCCGGTGGCCACGTCGAAGACGAATCCGCGCACCGAGACGTGCTTGGTGACGAAGGGGTTGCCCTCGATGCGGCGCAGCGATTGCCGGACATCCTCGGCGGGATCCGGGAACGCCTCGGCGGCCCACGGCGGTTTGATCCCGGTCTCCTCGTGTATGGCGCGCTTGAAGTCGTCGTCGGTGAAGGTGAGCATGCCGCAATCGGTGTGGTGAATCAGGATGATCTCCCGCGTCCCCAGCAGCCGCTGGCTGATGGCCAGGGAGCGGATGACGTCGTCGGTGACGACACCACCGGCGTTGCGGATGACGTGCGCCTCACCCTCGTGAATGCCCAGGAGGCGATAGACGTCGAGCCGGGCGTCCATGCACGCCACGACCGCGACATGTTTGGCCGGCGGCATCGGCAGCGGCCCCTTGAAGGTGCTCGCATATTCGGCGTTGTTGGCCAGGTATTCCTCGGTAACCGTCACGCAGGCCTCCTTGGGAGTGTCGCGGTCTGAACCGTGCTGCGTTTGCTGCGCGGCTCGGTACCGCGGTGGATGCTAACAACCGATCACACGCGATTCACGCATGAGAATCAACCGGATCGGAAGGGGATCGAACGCGCCGGCGGCCGCAACGCGCGACGCTGTGCCGGGGGCTCGATAGCCTGTCCCAATGCGACGTGGGGTGTGCGGACCGGCATGACTCGGTTTCTGGCACGCCGGTTGCTCAACTACGTTGTGCTGCTGGCGCTGGCATCGTTTCTGACCTTTTGCCTGACGTCGGTGGCCTTCAGGCCACTGGACAGCCTGCTGCAGCGCAGCCCGCGCCCACCCCAGGCCGTGATCGACGCCAAGGCCCACACGCTGGGACTGGATGAGCCGATCCCGATCCGCTACGCGCACTGGGCCTCGCACGCCGTGCGCGGCGACTTCGGCAAGACCATCACCGGGCAGCCCGTCGGGACGACGCTGTGGCGCCGCGTCGGGGTGACCCTGCGCCTGCTGATCATTGGTTCGCTGGCGGGCACCCTGCTTGGCATCGCGGCCGGGGCCTGGGGCGCCATTCGGCAATATCGACTCAGCGATCGTGTGGTCACCATGGTGGCGCTGCTGGTGCTCAGCACCCCGACATTCGTCATCGCCAGCCTGTTGATCCTCGGTGCGCTACGGGTGAACTGGGCCGTGGGCATCCACATTTTCGACTACACCGGGGAGACCTCACCGGGCGTGACCGGTGGCGCCGGCGCGCAGCTGCTCGACCGGTTACGGCACCTGGTCCTGCCGTCGCTGACCCTGGCGCTGGGCGCCGCGGCGGGCTACAGCCGTTATCAGCGCAACGCGATGCTGGACGTCCTGGGCCAGGACTTCATTCGCACGGCGCGCGCCAAAGGGCTCACCCGTCGGCGCGCGCTCGTCAAGCACGGGCTGCGCACCGCGCTGATCCCGCTGGCCACCCTGTTCGCCTACGGCGTGGCCGGTCTGGTGACCGGGGCGGTGTTCGTGGAGAAGATCTTCGGCTGGCACGGCATGGGTGAATGGCTGGTGCAGGGTATCGCGACGCAGGACACCAACATCATCGCGGCGATCACCCTGTTCTCCGGCGCGGTGGTGCTGTTGGCCGGCCTGCTCTCGGACGTGTTCTACGCGGCCCTTGATCCGCGGGTGCGGGTGTCATGACGTCCCAAGCGGATATCGATGGCGCCCACGGCTTTTCGGCGCACGAGGTCGCGGACTTCACCTCGCGGCGGACGCTGGTGCTTCGGCGGTTCGCCCGCAACAGGTTCGCGGTGGCGTCGCTGACCGTGTTGGTGCTGTTGTTTGTCGGCTGCTACGCGTTGCCCGCCGTGCTGCCGTATTCCTACGACGATCTCGATTTCACCGCGCTGCTGCAGCCGCCGAACGGGCGGCACTGGCTGGGCACCAACGCGCTGGGTCAGGACCTGCTGGCGCAAATCCTGCGCGGCATGCAGAAGTCGATGCTGATCGGCGTCTGCGTCGCGGTCATCTCCACCGGCATCGCCGCCACCGTCGGGTCGATCGCAGGCTATTTCGGTGGCTGGCGCGATCGCGCGCTGATGTGGGTGGTGGACCTGTTGTTGGTGGTGCCCAGCTTCATTCTCATCGCCATCGTGACGCCGCGGATCAAGAACTCGGCCAACGTCTTGATGTTGGTCCTGCTGCTGGCCGGGTTCGGCTGGATGGTCAGCTCGCGCATGGTGCGCGGCATGACCATGAGCCTGCGTGAACGCGAATTCATCCGGGCGGCAAGGTATATGGGGGTGTCCAGCCGCCGCATCATCGTCGGCCACGTGGTGCCCAACGTGGCGTCCATCCTGATCATCGACGCCGCGCTCAACGTCG
This genomic window contains:
- a CDS encoding PaaI family thioesterase, with the protein product MTATPETAGPSAPSGRDVIAQFLPQSPFVVKLGIVADRLEEDEVRLRLPWDPSNVTLGDMVHGGAIATLADLTVMAAAWCGAQAPPELRGVTVSLTLDFMAPARATDVIGVGRVLRRGRSLVNCEAEIVDPQGTLVAKALATYKVG
- a CDS encoding beta-class carbonic anhydrase, with the protein product MTVTEEYLANNAEYASTFKGPLPMPPAKHVAVVACMDARLDVYRLLGIHEGEAHVIRNAGGVVTDDVIRSLAISQRLLGTREIILIHHTDCGMLTFTDDDFKRAIHEETGIKPPWAAEAFPDPAEDVRQSLRRIEGNPFVTKHVSVRGFVFDVATGKLDEVTL
- a CDS encoding ABC transporter permease; translated protein: MTRFLARRLLNYVVLLALASFLTFCLTSVAFRPLDSLLQRSPRPPQAVIDAKAHTLGLDEPIPIRYAHWASHAVRGDFGKTITGQPVGTTLWRRVGVTLRLLIIGSLAGTLLGIAAGAWGAIRQYRLSDRVVTMVALLVLSTPTFVIASLLILGALRVNWAVGIHIFDYTGETSPGVTGGAGAQLLDRLRHLVLPSLTLALGAAAGYSRYQRNAMLDVLGQDFIRTARAKGLTRRRALVKHGLRTALIPLATLFAYGVAGLVTGAVFVEKIFGWHGMGEWLVQGIATQDTNIIAAITLFSGAVVLLAGLLSDVFYAALDPRVRVS
- a CDS encoding ABC transporter permease; translation: MTSQADIDGAHGFSAHEVADFTSRRTLVLRRFARNRFAVASLTVLVLLFVGCYALPAVLPYSYDDLDFTALLQPPNGRHWLGTNALGQDLLAQILRGMQKSMLIGVCVAVISTGIAATVGSIAGYFGGWRDRALMWVVDLLLVVPSFILIAIVTPRIKNSANVLMLVLLLAGFGWMVSSRMVRGMTMSLREREFIRAARYMGVSSRRIIVGHVVPNVASILIIDAALNVASAILAETGLSFLGFGIQPPDVSLGTLIANGTQSATTFPWVFLFPAGVLVLILVCANLTGDGLRDALDPGSAVLGGGGR